The following coding sequences are from one Candidatus Nitrosopumilus sp. SW window:
- a CDS encoding DNA-directed RNA polymerase subunit H, with amino-acid sequence MATKKNQILVPDHIYVPKHEIISKQEAEEVLKKYNCKPTELPLIFVNDPAILGLGVKPGDMIKITRKSPTAGESLYYRYVVEV; translated from the coding sequence TTGGCAACTAAGAAAAACCAGATTCTTGTACCTGATCATATCTATGTTCCAAAACATGAAATCATTTCAAAACAAGAAGCTGAGGAAGTTTTAAAAAAATACAACTGTAAGCCAACTGAATTACCATTAATCTTTGTAAACGATCCCGCAATCTTGGGGCTTGGTGTAAAACCTGGTGATATGATAAAAATCACAAGAAAAAGTCCAACTGCTGGTGAAAGTCTGTATTATAGATACGTGGTGGAAGTTTAG
- a CDS encoding PEFG-CTERM sorting domain-containing protein, producing MKSQLMVFALSAILVAGIGMAPAFGQIQNTIVVTTDKTSYSEGEVIMVTGEVRDLYSGTPVSVIVKAPNGNLVSIAQVTVGADKKFSTEITAGGSLMRAEGSYTITVQYGNENRSATTSFEYGGSTVVTPPTNMGKVTNTTVEIEGSSDLIGYKITGAKLLGIIPDVDANSLIISIDAMEDGSLTLTIPRSVLDATINGADDDFFVLVDGEEVDFDETATSSDRTLTIAFPAGAEEIEIIGTFVVPEFGTIAAMILAVAIISIIAVSAKSRLSIMPRI from the coding sequence ATGAAATCACAATTGATGGTGTTTGCATTATCTGCAATTCTAGTTGCAGGTATTGGTATGGCACCAGCATTTGGACAAATACAAAATACGATTGTTGTTACTACAGATAAAACATCCTATTCAGAGGGTGAAGTTATTATGGTAACAGGTGAAGTCAGAGATCTTTATTCAGGAACTCCTGTAAGTGTCATTGTTAAAGCCCCAAACGGTAACTTGGTATCAATTGCTCAAGTAACAGTTGGTGCAGACAAAAAATTCAGTACTGAAATAACTGCAGGAGGTTCATTGATGAGAGCAGAGGGATCATACACAATTACTGTTCAATATGGTAATGAAAATAGATCTGCTACAACATCATTTGAGTATGGAGGATCTACAGTAGTTACACCACCAACAAACATGGGTAAGGTAACAAACACAACTGTTGAAATTGAAGGCTCATCAGACTTGATTGGATATAAGATCACAGGTGCAAAATTACTTGGAATTATACCTGATGTTGATGCAAATTCATTGATCATCTCAATTGATGCCATGGAAGATGGTTCACTCACTTTAACAATCCCTAGATCAGTATTAGATGCTACAATTAATGGTGCAGATGATGACTTTTTCGTTCTAGTTGACGGAGAAGAAGTAGACTTTGATGAAACAGCCACATCATCAGATAGAACACTCACCATAGCATTCCCGGCAGGGGCTGAAGAGATTGAAATAATCGGTACCTTTGTAGTCCCAGAATTTGGTACAATTGCAGCAATGATTCTAGCAGTAGCAATTATCTCAATAATTGCAGTATCTGCAAAATCAAGACTTAGCATTATGCCAAGAATCTAA
- a CDS encoding PEFG-CTERM sorting domain-containing protein produces MNFKRSTTSMAIALLAVSLISVTSIQQDAFAQTQGMTLTAMADKGSKTITVTGKTVSGYTDVSFTVKSPSGNNLVAAWQTTPDANGEFATEFKIGPTWTENGFYEIKAQQGNTALYTMAVLVEVNGGMAEKTSVTESNFSSDVFEPIEPNVARDAGIEISTAETEMGSDTIVVTGSTDRVSADITLTVTAPNGNVVSIDQVSPMLDGEFTATITTGGPLWTQDGIYTVTAQQFNDPKYTASAEVDIQDGVVVPEFGTIAAMILAVAIISIIAVSAKSRLSIMPRY; encoded by the coding sequence ATGAATTTTAAACGTTCTACAACATCGATGGCAATAGCCCTTTTGGCAGTGTCATTAATTTCAGTGACCTCAATTCAACAAGATGCATTTGCTCAAACACAGGGAATGACCCTAACAGCTATGGCAGACAAAGGTTCGAAAACAATTACTGTAACAGGTAAAACAGTTTCAGGATATACTGATGTTTCATTTACTGTTAAGTCTCCAAGTGGAAATAACTTAGTTGCAGCTTGGCAAACAACACCAGATGCTAATGGAGAATTTGCTACAGAATTCAAAATAGGTCCAACATGGACTGAAAATGGATTCTATGAAATCAAAGCACAACAAGGCAACACAGCATTGTACACAATGGCAGTTCTTGTTGAAGTAAATGGTGGAATGGCAGAAAAAACTTCTGTAACTGAATCCAATTTCTCTTCAGATGTGTTTGAACCAATCGAACCAAATGTTGCAAGAGATGCAGGAATTGAAATTAGTACCGCCGAAACCGAAATGGGATCCGATACAATTGTAGTTACTGGAAGTACAGATAGAGTAAGTGCCGACATCACATTAACCGTAACTGCTCCAAATGGAAATGTAGTATCAATTGATCAAGTATCACCAATGCTTGATGGAGAGTTTACAGCAACCATCACAACAGGTGGACCATTATGGACACAAGATGGTATTTACACTGTTACAGCACAACAATTTAACGATCCAAAATATACTGCTTCAGCTGAAGTAGATATTCAAGACGGAGTGGTAGTGCCAGAATTTGGTACAATTGCAGCAATGATTCTAGCAGTAGCAATTATCTCAATAATTGCAGTATCTGCAAAATCAAGACTTAGCATTATGCCAAGATACTAA
- a CDS encoding PEFG-CTERM sorting domain-containing protein encodes MSSAYADEIPQACVGCTMDDARATANKMLLGDIPISVWTDKTSYKQGDMIRVNGQVANVASGFPVTITVVSPLNSIIAVDQFAVANDGSFETTINTSGNMWKYDGTYTIKANYGSADKKNSVKVELTGGVAYKPTYETPTTSKQCGSNEITANGHCVPFSISGGSITSATLNTDDNSIVINISATNDGTLTVTPSKTVQDGIFMVLVDGEEWDDVEIVANKVTVMFPAGTEQIEIIGTFVVPEFGTIAAMILAVAIISIIAVSAKSRLSIMPRY; translated from the coding sequence ATGTCATCAGCATATGCAGATGAAATTCCACAAGCATGTGTTGGGTGTACTATGGATGATGCAAGAGCAACAGCAAACAAAATGTTGCTTGGAGACATCCCAATATCTGTTTGGACAGATAAGACAAGTTACAAACAAGGTGACATGATTAGGGTAAATGGGCAAGTAGCAAATGTAGCATCTGGATTTCCAGTTACAATTACTGTTGTGAGTCCTCTAAACTCCATTATTGCAGTTGATCAATTCGCTGTAGCAAATGATGGTAGTTTTGAGACAACTATAAACACATCAGGTAACATGTGGAAATACGACGGTACTTACACCATTAAGGCAAACTATGGCAGTGCTGATAAAAAGAACAGTGTCAAAGTTGAATTAACTGGTGGAGTTGCATACAAACCAACCTATGAAACACCAACAACGTCCAAACAATGTGGTTCAAATGAAATTACTGCAAATGGTCATTGTGTACCATTTAGTATTTCAGGCGGTTCAATTACAAGTGCAACTCTCAATACAGACGATAACTCAATTGTTATCAACATCAGTGCCACTAATGATGGAACATTAACTGTAACTCCATCAAAGACAGTCCAAGACGGTATCTTCATGGTACTAGTTGACGGAGAAGAATGGGATGATGTTGAGATTGTTGCAAACAAAGTAACAGTCATGTTCCCAGCAGGAACTGAACAAATTGAAATAATCGGTACCTTTGTAGTTCCAGAATTTGGTACAATTGCAGCAATGATTCTAGCAGTAGCAATTATCTCAATAATTGCAGTATCTGCAAAATCAAGACTTAGCATTATGCCAAGATACTAA
- a CDS encoding PEFG-CTERM sorting domain-containing protein, with product MDSRILYGVISLLIISTVPAFAQESLISVQTDDKNYDEGDTIVISGQVSTIVGETPVTLQLFTEGNLVDIAQITVAQDGTYSHTVIAEGPLWNKAGDYLVRVLYGEGNIAESEFSYTPKSDVVETTTNFEVDAGSHGTFDVEYTIKGGVVKDMIVDSDIFALIVQIDSTDEGKIDLDLPREFIGAEKQDGKDDTFIVLIDGVEVAYQESVVHSDSRVITINFEQGDSDIEIIGTYIVPEFGTIAMMILIVGIMATVVLTRNRFQMKI from the coding sequence GTGGATTCTAGAATATTATACGGAGTGATTTCTTTATTAATAATTTCTACAGTACCTGCTTTTGCTCAAGAGTCATTGATTTCAGTTCAAACAGATGATAAAAATTATGATGAAGGAGATACAATAGTAATATCAGGACAAGTTTCAACGATAGTTGGTGAAACACCAGTAACACTTCAATTATTCACAGAGGGGAATTTAGTAGATATAGCGCAAATTACAGTAGCCCAAGATGGAACATATTCACACACAGTTATTGCAGAAGGTCCATTATGGAACAAAGCAGGAGATTATCTAGTTAGAGTGTTATATGGGGAAGGCAATATTGCTGAATCTGAATTTAGTTACACACCAAAATCAGATGTAGTTGAAACCACAACTAATTTTGAAGTTGATGCTGGAAGTCACGGAACATTTGATGTGGAATACACAATCAAAGGAGGAGTAGTCAAAGACATGATAGTTGATTCAGATATTTTTGCATTAATAGTTCAAATTGATTCAACAGATGAGGGGAAAATTGATTTGGACTTGCCAAGAGAATTCATAGGAGCTGAAAAACAAGATGGGAAAGATGATACTTTTATTGTTTTAATTGATGGAGTAGAGGTAGCATATCAAGAATCAGTTGTACATTCAGATTCAAGAGTAATTACAATCAATTTTGAGCAAGGAGATTCAGATATTGAAATTATTGGAACCTATATTGTTCCAGAGTTTGGAACAATTGCAATGATGATTCTGATAGTTGGAATTATGGCAACAGTAGTCTTAACAAGAAACAGATTTCAAATGAAAATTTAG
- a CDS encoding cysteine desulfurase family protein: protein MIYLDNAASTQIHEDVLESMLPYLKEQYGNPSSIHRYGRLSRKAVEKARKQIASLINADPSEIFITSGGTESNNTALRGIATKHSSGQIITSSIEHDAILEPCKKLSQDGFDVIYLPVDKFGMISLSDLKKYLSENTRIVSVMFGNNEVGTIQPISEIAKLCNEHGVVFHTDAVQAVGKIPIDIHELNVDLLSISSHKLYGPKGIGALYIKKGVMLNPMILGGGQEHGLRSGTENVANIVGFGKACDIAKTNLNENISHMKKLRDTLVQNVSNEISQVTVNGHPESHLPNNAHFTFLGVNGEDLIIKLDEYGIAASTGSACSVHTQKASHVLQAMGFSHEQITGSLRLTTGIFNDQKEIEQTVEILKKVVDELRSVSPFKEKYSFSKN, encoded by the coding sequence TTGATTTATCTTGATAATGCTGCCTCCACTCAAATTCATGAAGATGTCTTAGAATCAATGCTTCCATATCTCAAAGAACAATATGGAAATCCCTCGTCCATTCACCGTTATGGGCGATTATCTCGTAAGGCAGTTGAAAAAGCAAGAAAACAAATTGCATCTTTAATCAATGCTGACCCCTCTGAAATTTTTATCACTTCTGGGGGTACTGAATCAAATAATACTGCATTAAGAGGGATTGCAACTAAACACTCCTCTGGTCAAATTATAACTTCTTCAATTGAACATGATGCAATTTTAGAACCCTGTAAAAAATTATCTCAAGATGGTTTTGATGTGATTTATCTTCCAGTTGACAAGTTTGGTATGATTAGTCTATCTGATCTAAAAAAATATCTTTCTGAAAACACTAGAATCGTTTCAGTTATGTTTGGAAATAATGAAGTTGGTACAATTCAACCAATTTCAGAAATCGCTAAACTTTGTAATGAACATGGTGTTGTATTTCACACTGATGCTGTACAAGCCGTAGGAAAAATACCAATTGACATTCATGAATTGAATGTGGATTTGTTGTCTATTTCATCTCATAAACTATATGGTCCAAAGGGCATTGGTGCGTTGTATATCAAAAAAGGGGTCATGCTCAATCCTATGATTTTAGGTGGTGGACAAGAACATGGTTTGCGTTCTGGTACTGAAAACGTGGCAAATATTGTTGGTTTTGGTAAGGCGTGTGATATTGCAAAAACTAATCTAAATGAGAATATTTCCCATATGAAAAAACTTAGAGATACTTTGGTTCAAAATGTGTCCAATGAAATTTCTCAGGTAACTGTTAATGGTCATCCTGAATCCCATTTGCCAAATAATGCTCATTTTACTTTTCTTGGTGTAAATGGTGAAGATCTAATAATCAAACTTGATGAGTATGGTATTGCCGCATCTACTGGTTCAGCATGTTCTGTTCACACTCAAAAAGCGTCTCATGTTTTACAGGCTATGGGATTTTCTCATGAGCAAATTACTGGTTCGCTAAGATTGACAACTGGAATATTTAATGATCAAAAAGAAATTGAACAAACTGTGGAAATTCTAAAAAAAGTTGTAGATGAATTGAGATCTGTATCACCGTTTAAAGAAAAGTATTCTTTTTCAAAAAACTAA
- the larE gene encoding ATP-dependent sacrificial sulfur transferase LarE: MTKLDELENWFANKDKVMIALSGGVDSALVAYAAYQKLGDSAIAVTADYKTLSEEELQTAKKICSEIGITQLFLDYDELENEEFTKNDSTRCFHCRLELGDHLLKLAKEHHIDVIVDGTNLDDLGDYRPGIDALRQNGILSPLVETNLSKSQIRQIAKSVGLSVHDKPSNSCLASRIPWGQRVTAEKLTRIEFGETVVKQLTKIKQVRVRDLNGSAKIEVEKNDISEFNDAVLDKITEKLKMIGFTSVEIDQEGYKPGKINVIAD; this comes from the coding sequence ATGACAAAATTAGATGAACTAGAAAATTGGTTTGCTAATAAAGATAAAGTTATGATTGCATTATCTGGCGGTGTGGATAGTGCACTTGTTGCGTATGCTGCATATCAAAAACTAGGTGATTCTGCAATTGCAGTAACTGCTGATTACAAAACCCTCTCTGAGGAGGAACTACAAACAGCCAAAAAAATCTGTTCTGAAATAGGAATAACACAACTTTTCTTAGATTATGATGAACTTGAAAATGAAGAGTTTACAAAAAATGATTCTACTAGATGTTTTCATTGTAGGCTTGAATTAGGAGATCATCTACTAAAATTGGCAAAAGAACATCATATAGATGTGATTGTTGATGGAACAAATTTGGATGATTTAGGTGATTATAGGCCTGGAATTGATGCATTACGGCAAAATGGCATTCTGAGTCCTCTTGTTGAAACAAATCTCTCAAAATCTCAAATTAGACAAATCGCAAAATCAGTTGGATTATCTGTTCATGATAAACCTTCTAATTCTTGTCTGGCATCTCGAATTCCTTGGGGCCAAAGAGTGACTGCTGAGAAACTTACTAGAATTGAATTTGGTGAAACTGTTGTTAAACAATTAACCAAAATTAAACAAGTTCGTGTTCGTGATCTAAATGGCTCTGCAAAAATCGAAGTAGAAAAAAATGATATTTCTGAATTCAATGATGCTGTATTAGATAAAATCACAGAAAAATTAAAGATGATAGGATTTACTTCAGTTGAAATTGATCAAGAAGGGTATAAACCAGGAAAAATTAATGTGATTGCAGATTGA
- the larC gene encoding nickel pincer cofactor biosynthesis protein LarC yields the protein MVLVIDPQIAGISGDMLLSSLIDLGANKEKVIDGIKKSEKFFSDSTIKEIDFQKTKKRGIEALQLILDVDENSHERKGSEIKKAINDSTQNLGLSEKAKTFAESCINSLISSESKIHGVSEDSVHFHEASSIDTLIDIVGITIALDDLKLFDEKIISMPVSVGGGSVTFSHGTMSNPASAILEIFKNSYLKIKGNDANEELTTPTGACILANLTNTCMDYYPTMKIDSIGYGAGQKDFQNFSNVLKVVRGSTNNLESDSVKIIETNVDDVSGEILGNLIEKIMQKGAKDVSIYHGITKKGRPTNLISVLCDDQNIDEIVDTLVLETGTLGVRISESSRFIVPRTSENTSLTINGKSFDVRYKKSSFKGKTDFKIEFDDLKYISNTIEKSIKETDSLLRKEIEKLEN from the coding sequence ATGGTTTTGGTAATTGATCCGCAAATTGCTGGAATATCTGGAGATATGCTTCTTTCATCTTTAATTGATTTGGGGGCCAATAAAGAAAAGGTAATTGATGGAATCAAAAAATCTGAAAAATTTTTTTCAGATTCTACCATTAAAGAAATTGATTTTCAAAAAACCAAAAAACGAGGAATTGAAGCTCTTCAACTAATTTTAGATGTTGATGAGAATTCTCATGAAAGAAAAGGATCTGAAATTAAAAAAGCAATTAATGACTCTACACAAAACTTGGGTCTTTCAGAGAAGGCAAAGACCTTTGCTGAATCCTGTATTAATTCACTAATTTCTTCAGAATCCAAAATACATGGGGTCTCGGAAGATTCTGTTCATTTTCATGAAGCATCTAGTATTGATACACTAATTGATATTGTTGGAATTACAATTGCTTTAGATGATTTGAAGTTATTTGATGAAAAAATTATTTCCATGCCTGTTTCTGTAGGTGGTGGAAGTGTAACTTTTTCACATGGAACAATGTCTAATCCTGCAAGTGCCATTCTTGAGATTTTCAAAAACTCTTATCTCAAAATTAAAGGCAATGATGCTAATGAGGAATTGACAACTCCTACTGGTGCCTGCATTTTGGCTAATTTGACTAATACTTGTATGGATTATTATCCTACCATGAAAATTGATTCAATTGGTTATGGTGCAGGACAAAAAGATTTTCAAAATTTTTCAAATGTGTTAAAGGTAGTTCGAGGCTCCACAAATAATTTAGAAAGTGACTCTGTAAAAATTATCGAAACTAATGTTGATGATGTTTCAGGTGAAATACTTGGAAATCTTATTGAAAAAATTATGCAAAAAGGTGCTAAAGATGTCTCAATCTATCACGGGATTACAAAAAAAGGAAGACCTACAAATCTAATTTCTGTACTATGTGATGATCAAAATATTGATGAAATTGTTGATACGTTGGTCCTTGAAACTGGTACATTAGGTGTTAGAATATCTGAATCTAGTAGATTTATTGTACCTAGAACTAGTGAAAATACTTCATTGACAATTAATGGAAAATCATTTGATGTAAGATACAAAAAATCCTCATTCAAAGGAAAAACTGATTTCAAAATAGAGTTTGATGATTTAAAGTATATCTCAAACACTATTGAGAAGTCAATTAAAGAAACAGACTCTTTACTTCGAAAAGAGATTGAAAAATTGGAGAACTAA
- a CDS encoding malate dehydrogenase, whose amino-acid sequence MITIIGSGKVGGDAALFSALKRLDDQILLLDVAEGLPQGEAMDINHMLSEQGIDVEVKGSNNFEDMKGSNIVVVVAGSGRKPGMTRMDLLKINASIVKSVVENVKKYADDSMIIPVTNPLDPMAYITYKVSGFDRSRVFGMGGMLDLSRFRQFIHEATGHSRDSIRALVIGEHGENMLPLPRFSSVSGIPLSSFLPKEKLDELVQNTKQVAAKVIELKGATVHAPGNAISAIVESVVRDRKQVIPVATYLDGEYGHSDVTIGVPAVIGKKGVEKIIELDLNDDEKQVFNKAVESVKGAISGIEI is encoded by the coding sequence ATGATTACTATAATTGGTTCAGGCAAAGTAGGCGGAGATGCTGCATTATTTTCAGCACTAAAACGACTAGATGATCAAATTTTGTTATTAGATGTTGCAGAAGGCCTACCTCAAGGAGAGGCAATGGACATCAACCATATGCTATCAGAACAAGGAATTGATGTCGAGGTTAAAGGTTCCAATAATTTTGAAGACATGAAAGGTTCCAATATTGTTGTAGTAGTTGCAGGTTCTGGAAGAAAACCAGGAATGACCCGTATGGACCTTTTGAAAATTAATGCATCAATTGTAAAAAGTGTAGTAGAAAATGTCAAAAAGTATGCAGATGACTCCATGATTATTCCAGTAACTAATCCATTAGACCCAATGGCATACATCACATACAAGGTATCAGGATTTGATAGAAGCAGAGTATTTGGAATGGGAGGTATGCTTGATTTATCAAGATTTAGACAGTTTATTCATGAAGCAACAGGACACTCTCGTGATTCTATTAGAGCACTTGTAATTGGAGAACATGGTGAAAACATGTTACCTTTACCAAGATTTTCATCTGTTTCAGGAATCCCTCTATCATCATTTCTACCAAAAGAAAAATTAGACGAGTTAGTTCAGAACACAAAACAAGTTGCAGCAAAAGTAATTGAATTAAAAGGTGCAACAGTACATGCACCAGGAAATGCAATTTCTGCAATTGTTGAATCTGTTGTAAGAGATAGAAAACAAGTGATTCCAGTAGCAACTTATCTTGATGGGGAATATGGTCATTCAGATGTAACAATTGGGGTTCCAGCAGTAATAGGAAAGAAAGGCGTAGAGAAAATTATCGAACTAGATCTTAATGATGATGAAAAACAGGTCTTTAACAAAGCAGTTGAGAGTGTTAAAGGTGCAATTTCAGGTATTGAAATCTAA
- the larB gene encoding nickel pincer cofactor biosynthesis protein LarB — protein sequence METHEILKAVKSGKISVNDAKRLLSLYSIEEIEGIAKIDINRRKRRGIPEIVFAETKELDEIKKIIKRILEKSNSVIVSRLKKADYPKIQAFAKKLKVKVKTGKKSSTLLLFKKPIKFQGGKVGILTAGTSDIGVAEEARIVCEAMNCKCITSYDVGVAGIQRIFPILKEMVEEDVDCIIVAAGMEGALATLVSTLVDIPVIGIPTSVGYGYGEKGIAALASMLQSCSLGLSVVNIDNGIAAGGIAANIANRTIRKRE from the coding sequence ATGGAAACTCATGAGATTCTAAAAGCTGTAAAATCAGGAAAGATTTCAGTTAATGATGCAAAAAGACTACTATCATTATATTCTATAGAAGAGATAGAAGGAATTGCCAAGATTGATATCAATAGGAGAAAACGAAGAGGAATCCCAGAGATAGTTTTTGCAGAGACAAAAGAACTAGATGAAATTAAAAAAATCATAAAAAGAATTTTAGAAAAATCAAATTCTGTAATTGTTTCAAGGTTAAAGAAAGCAGACTATCCAAAAATCCAGGCATTTGCAAAGAAACTAAAAGTCAAAGTCAAAACAGGAAAGAAATCATCTACATTATTGTTGTTTAAAAAACCAATTAAATTTCAAGGAGGCAAAGTAGGAATTCTTACTGCAGGAACTTCAGATATTGGAGTGGCGGAGGAAGCAAGAATTGTCTGTGAAGCAATGAATTGTAAATGCATCACAAGTTACGATGTGGGAGTAGCAGGAATTCAAAGAATTTTTCCAATTTTAAAAGAAATGGTAGAAGAGGATGTGGATTGCATTATAGTTGCTGCAGGGATGGAAGGAGCACTTGCAACACTAGTTTCCACACTAGTAGATATTCCAGTTATTGGAATTCCAACATCAGTAGGATATGGTTATGGTGAAAAAGGAATTGCAGCTCTTGCTTCGATGCTTCAAAGTTGTTCATTAGGACTATCAGTTGTAAACATAGATAACGGCATTGCAGCTGGTGGAATTGCAGCCAATATCGCAAATAGAACAATAAGAAAAAGAGAATAA